From the Acidobacteriota bacterium genome, the window CCGAAGGAGCGCAGGACGCCTGGACGGAGTTTCTTGAGCGCTACGGTCCGATCATCCTCCAGGCAGTGCGGCGCACGATCTGGGACGGTGAAGGCGCGGCTGACTGCTTCGTCTTCGTATGTGAGCAGTTGAACGCTCGCGGTTATCGCCGCCTGTTGCAATTCAAGCCGGAAGGCGCCACCGGCTTTGTGACTTGGTTACGGGTCGTCGTTCGGAACCTGGCGCTCGATTGGTACCGCAAGCAGGTGGGTCGTCATCGCAAGTTCGATTCCGTCGAACGATTGCCGCTCCTGCACCAGGAGATCTACCGCTTTCGATACGAGGAAGGCCGTTCTCTGGACGACACGTTCCTAGCGCTGCGCGGCCGTTTTCCGCAGTTGACGTCTGATGCGGTCAGCGACGCTGACGTGGAGCTGCGCCAGTCGTTCAGCTCGCGCCAGGAATGGCTTCTAGCGTCACGACAATCCGAGACCGTAGCTATCGACTCCACTGATTCGGCGGATTCACCGTCGATCGACGTGGCCGATTCGACGCGGGGCCCGGAGGATTGCGCCATTTCCCACGAAGAATGGCAGCGGCTCGGTCGAGGGCTGGCGAAGCTGGACGCTCCCGAGCGTCTCTTGCTTCAGCTTCGCTTTGGTCGAGGAGCCACCTTGGCCAAGATCGCGCGTCTTGTTGGGCTGCCCGATGCGCAGACGGCTGATCGAAAGATCCGAGCCACCCTTGACCGGCTGAGGAAAGAACTCGAATGACCGGATTCGGAAAATGCACGGCGAAGTCCGTACATATGAGTAGGACAGAAGAACGATGACTCCGACTCCCCCCAGTCTGATTCCGCGTCGAACCTGGCGCTGCCCCGACGAAGCTCGGCTGGCAGCGTACTTCGAACGACGCTTGCCGGACCCACAGCAGCGAGAGATTGAAGCCCATGTCGCTAGTTGCGAACACTGTTTGGCGCAAGTGGCCTTCCTTCTAGAGGTGCAGGACGGCGAGTTGCCGGAGGTGCCGCGCGTCCTACTGGAGCGTGTGCGCCAACCCGCGAACCGTGCAACGCCTTTCGCACCGGGCTGGAAGTGGGGCTCGGCGGCCGCCGCGCTGGCTGCGGTGATGGTCGTGGCGTCTGTGTTTGTCTGGCGCGATCAGCCGGCACCCGCGGCGCCATCGAACAACATCGCGCACCGCGAGCAGGCGCCCCAAGTAGCCGTTGTCACGCCCGCTCCGCAGCTACCTGCCAAATCAACCAAGGGCTCGCCAGCGGGAGAAGCTCGCGGTCAGGCACCGTCGTCACAGGAGCCGCGGGTGCTCGAGCCGAAGCCGAATGCCAAGGTGGATCCCGCAAACCTTGATCTTCGGTGGGCTGGGATCCCGCGAGCGCTGTTCTACGAAGTGATCATCACCGATCCAAGTGGACACCGGGTGTGGGGCCATAAGGCTGAGCAAGAGCAAGCACACGTGCCCATCGAGGCCGGCCTGAAGCCAGGTCCGTATTTCGTCTGGGTGCGCGCCCACCTGCCGGAAGGCAAAGTGGTTCGCACGCGAGCAGTGACGTTCACGGTGCCGGAGTAGTGCGTAAGACCCTCAAGCTCGCCCTGCTACTGTGCGCCTGTGCTCTACTTCTGCCCGCGGTGCGCGCGGACGAGCGACCCACTCCCGGCGCCGATCTGCTAGCCAAGGCGCGCAAGACCTATGCCGAGCAAGGTGCCAAGACCGCGCTGCCGGAATTCGAAGCTGCGCTGGCCGCGTTTCGGGCCGCGGGCGATAGCCGCGACGAAGCCATCACCATCGGCCTGATCGGCAACTGCTACAAGAAACTCGGAGACTACTCCCGCGCCCAGCAGATGCTCGAGCAAGCGCTGGCCATGAAGCGGAAGCTCGGCGACCGTGCGGAGGAGGGTCGCACCCTCAGTCACCTGGGACTTCTGTTCTGGGAGATGGGGAATTATCCGAAGGCCATTGACTACCTGACGCAGAGCATAGAGATCGCCCGCCAGATCAGCGACCGTAAACTCGAAGGCGCCTCGCTCAACAACCTGAGCCTCGTCTACGACGAGCAGGGCGATTACCAGCGATCGCTCGAGCAGTATCAGCGTGCTCTCGAGCTGCACCGCGCCACCGGCTTCGCGCGCGGAGAAAGCGACACTCTGGGCAACATCGGAGGTGTGTACCTTCTGTTGGGTCGATATCGCGAAGCGCTGGGGTACTACCAGCAAGCGCTCGCCATCGATGAACGGGAGGGATTAAAGCCCTCGATGGTGCAGGATCTGGGGAACATCGGCTTCTGTTACCTCGGCTTGGGGCGGCTGACGGACGCCCAGGCACAGTTCGGGCGCGGGCTCCAACTGGCCCGTGAAGCGGGAATGAAAAAGGAAGAAGCCGAACTGCACAAGGGCCTCGGTTCAGGACTGGTCCGGTTGGGGAAGTTCAATGCCGCACTGACTGAGTACGCGACTGCCCTGCAAGTGTACGAAGCTGCTGGGTTGAAGAAAGAGAAGGTCGAAGGTCTGGGCGACCGTGGCGCGGTGTTCCTGATGCTAGGGGACCTGCCCTCGGCGGAGCGCGACTTTTCCGAAGCCAGTGGACTGGCGCAATCGATCGGGAACGTCCGTGGAGTGACAGCCAATCTCCTCGCGCTCGGGGATTTGGAGGCCAAGCGCGGCCGGCACGAGCGAGCGGCGGTGCAGTACCGCGCCGCTCTCGAGCGCTCCCGCGCCGCGGCGGATCAAGACATGATGGCCACCAGCCTTCTCCGGCTGGCGGCGACTCTGCCCGAACTTAGAGATCCTCAAGGTGCGGTGGTCAGCGCCAAAGAAGCGCTCGAGATAGCGCGCAAGCAATCCGCTGCGCCCGGAGAAGCGGAAGCGTTGTTGATACTGGGCGACCTGCTGCGGAGGCAGGGGGAGTTGCAACCGTCGCTCGCTCGCCTGACGGAAGCTGAGAAAGTCGCCGCACCGATCGCAAACCCGGACCTCAACTGGCAGATAGCGTACGGTCGAGGCCGGACGCTCGAGGCCATGGGCCGCGTGGACGAAGCGATCTCGGCTTACCGCCAGTCGGTCGAGATCATCGAAGGCGTCCACTCCGAACTGAAAGAGGAGCGCTATCGTTCCGGTTATCTGCAGGACAAGTCGCAGGTGTACATCGCCCTGATCCGCTTGCTGTTGCGAAGGGACAAGGCGGGGGAGGCGTTCTCTTTCGCGGAGAGGTTGCGCGCCCAGGGCAAGTCCACGCCGCTCGAACGAAACGTCTCTCCCGAAGCTGCGCAGCACGAGCTCGAACTGCGGTTGCGCATCCAGCGGCTGCATCGAGCGATCGAGGAAGAGTCGGCAAAGGGTGCCGAGTTTCGCGGGCGCGCAGCGGCCGTGTTCTCGGAAGAACTTCAGGCAGCGCAGCGCGAATATCAGAACCTGCTCGACGATCGGCATGGTCGCCGGAGCGGTCGGGCGACCGTCGCGACAGCGGAGCGTATCCGGCAGAGCCTTCCTGCCGATGCGGCCCTGCTGGAGTACGTAGTGGCCGACGACTCCGTACTGATCTTCGTCTTGACGCGCGACCAGCTGCGTTCGACCTCGTCGCCAGTCTCGCTCGAGGAACTGGAAACGCGCATCGAGCTGTTTCGAGACCTGCTCAACCGCCGGACGGGCGACCAGTGGCGACCTCCAGCGGAGTCTCTGCGCCACAGCCTGGTCGATCCGATCGAGGCAGCCGGCTGGCTGCGCGGTCGTCGAAGGCTCTTCCTGGTGCCGCAGGGTGTGCTCCACTACTTGCCATTTGCGGCTCTCGCGCGAACGACCGACTCCCGCACCCGCTTCCTGGTCGAAGACTATGTTCTTCAGTACCTGCCGTCAGCGAGCACGCTGGCGGCAGAGCCTGGGTCGGCGGGCCTGGACCGTCGTCTCTTTGCACTCGCACCTTCTCGCTCGCACCTGCTCTTCGCAACGCGCGAGGTGCAGGCTATCCAGACGCTTCTCCCCCACGGCGCGCGGCTGCTGGTCGGAACCCGAGCGACCGAGTCCGACTTCAAGCGGCTGGCCGGCGACTATGGAACTATCCATCTTGCTACACACGGCTTCTTCAATAAAGTGAACCCGCTGTTTTCCGGCGTCGAACTCGAGCCCGACGCGCGCGACGATGGCAGGCTGGAAGTCCACGAGGTCCTCGAACTGCGCCTGCGAGCCGGGCTGGTGACGCTCAGCGCCTGCGAAACGGCGCTGGGGACCGGGTATTACAGCGACGTTCCTGCGGGAGACGACTTCGTCGGTCTGACAGACGCCTTTCTGCGAGCGGGGAGTTCATCCGTTCTGGCCACACTGTGGGAAGTGAACGACCGCTCGACCTCGGAGTTCATGACCGAATTTTATCGGAGGCTGGAGCGGCCGGGAGGAGAGGGTGACCTGGCGCTGGCCACGGCGCAGCGCCGGATGCTGGCCAGCCATAGCCGCTTCCGGCATCCTTATTACTGGGCTCCGTTCGTTCTGGTGGGCTCAAGCCGTGGTATACAGGGCCCACAAAGTGGGCGTTTGGCGGAAAAACCCGCCGCCCGTCCGTAACAAACAGTAACTACCCAGGCCCCACGCGAAGTTGACCTCTGTGGAGGGAATATGGCGCGCCAGTGCTTGCGGTCCTGCGTCGTCGGGATTCTCGGAACACTTTGTTTAAGCCTGCTGCTGACCACCCCGGCTGGCGCACAGACGGTCCAGGTCACCTCCACCACTCCTTCCTCCGCCGCGCAAGGCACGGTGAACCTGAACGTCAGCGTCAAGGGCAAGGGCTTCAAGAACGGCGTTGCTGCCCGTTTCGTCCTCACCGGGACAGACAACCCAGCCGGCGTAACCGTCAACGGCACGACCTTCGTCAGCTCCACGCAAGTCGTCGCTAACATCAACGTATCGGACACCGCCGCCATCGCCCAGTTCGACGTCGTGGTGAAGAACAGCGACGGCCGCATCGGCAAGGGCACGGAACTGTTTGCCGTGGTACAGAAGGGCGGAAACCCTCACCCTAGTGACCTCCCGGTCACCACCAACCTGGCCGATTACGACGCCAGCAACATGCCGTACTACCTGCAGAGCGATCGAGGCGGTGCCTACCAGAACGGCGTAGCCGGCACACTGTCGGTCCTGTGGGCTAACGGCTTCAACACGATCGTGTGGGGAGACTGGCGGCTGTATTTGGCAAGTTCTACGAACCGCACCTTTGGGATAACTTTCGCCACCGCGAACGCTGTGCGGCCGGGAGATCCCAGGTATCGGGTTCCCGCCAACCCGCCGTACTGGGGAACACAGTTCTTGGCGGTAAACATGTTTAACCAGTGCACGTACGACCACCTTGACATGCTGACGATGAAGCCGGGCGATTCGTTCCCATGCATAACGTCCATACGGCTACCTCAGGATAGTTCCGGCGGCAATTACTGGCTGACTATGGGTGGCATAGGTGGCGGAGGAGAGACCGACGATGTGCTGGTCTCGTGCAACGCTGCCGATTCTGGGGGTTGCAAGGACTGGTTCATCGATCCGATCCCGGTGGTGAACGCGGATGGCACGACCAGCCCGGGACGCACTTGCGCCCGACTGCTCTACAGCCCTCGAAGGGGCACGAACACGCAAGACGGTGACTTCTATCTCACGTTCCACATCCACGTGACGCGGCCGTGAGTAAGGGCGGGATTTACAAAAGGCAACCGTGATGAGCTCAAGTAACGGCACGGCTGGAAGAGGATCGCGCACCCAGCATGTCCCGAGTTCACTACATCCGGCATGGGAGGTCTTCATGCGCTACTGCCAGGAGTTAGGGCACGGGGAAGTTGAGCGATTGAAGATCCAGGACGGGCTGCCCGTCATGGCCGAGGTCACGACCAAGAAGGTCAGGTTCTCGTGATGTAGAGGCAAAGGCTAAGACGTCGTCTTAAGACGGCTGACCGAAACACTCGGAGGCCGCTGGTCCAAAGCAGCATCGGACCGGCGGCCTTTTCTATTTCAGATCCGCGACCAAAGGAGAACGTCGATGTCAAACAGGTTCCGGTTTCTCGTGGTGCTCCTTGTGGCTACTGCGGCATTCGCCGGGAAGCCGGCGAGCGACGTCCCCGTTACCACCTACCTTGCCGATTACGATGCCGGCAACGCGCCGTACTACCTGCAGAGCGACGGTGGCGGTGCGTACAACAACGGTGTGGCCGGCAGTGTCTCGATCCTGGTGGCGAACGGCTACAACGGCATCGTCTGGGGAGACTGGCGGCTGGACTTGTTGAGTTCCACGTCCCGCACCGTCGCAATAACCTTCGCCAGCAGCAACGCCGTGCAACCGGGAGACCCTGGGTATCAAGCGCCTGCCGCGCCGCCCTACTGGGGAACACAGTTCTTGGCCGCGCGCATGGAGGACAAGTGCACACAGGACAACCACAACATGCTGACGATGAGAGTGGGGGATTCTTTCCACTGCTCCATGGTCATTCGGCTACCGAACGATAGTTCCGGCGGCCATTACGGTCTGAACATGTGGCCGAGCGTAGCCGCAGAGTCCAGCCAGGTGCAGGTCTCCTGCAACTCTGCGGATTCCGGCGGCTGCAAAGATTGGTTCATCGATCCGATCCCGGTGGTGAACGCGGATGGAACCACCAGTCCGGGACGCGCCCGCGCTCGGCTGGGCTACTTATCTCGAACGGGCAAGAGCACGAACAGTGGCGACTTCTATCTTACGTTCCACATCCATGTGACGCGGCCGTGAGCAAAAGTGACATCTCTGGACGCCCCCTAAGTTAAATAGACAACCCGGGGAGGACGAAAATGCGTTGCACGAAGCTTACCGTTGTTGTTTTCACCATTGTCGTTTTCGTGGCCGCTGTTTCAGCGTGTGCTCAGAACTCCGCTTATGTATCGAATACTAGTTCCAATTCCGTCTCGGTGATCGATACCGCGAGCTTTGCCGTTACCTCCACAATAACGGTCGGGACAAATCCTTATGGAGTCGCTATCACTCCGGACGGAACACGCGCCTACGTCGCGAATTACGGTTCTGCTTCGGTCTCAGTGATCGACACTACCAACAACTCAGTCGTCACCACGGTAGCGGTTGGGGCGAACCCCTACGGAGTAGCTATCTCTCCGGATGGGACCCGCGCCTACGTGTCGAATGGGGTATCAGGCACTGTCTCCGTGATCGACACTGGCAGCAACGCTGTGATTGCCACTGTCACCGTAGCAGGTGGTAACTCGCATCTTCGAGAAGTTGCAATCAGCCCGGACGGAAGCCGCGTCTATGTGGCGAGCCAGGCGAATGGGACGGTCTCAGTGATAGATACTGCGACCAATACTGTGGTTGCCACCGTAGCAGTGGGGTTGGAGCCGGTTGGAGTGGTCATAACCCCGGATGGGGCCCACGCCTATGTGACGGTCGGTCAAAACCAACATGAGCCGTTCTTCGTTTCTGTCATCAACACCGCAAGCAACACCGTGACGGCCACGATACCAGTTGGGGGCGCTCCTACCCTGCTGGCTATCACCCGAGACGGGACCCGCGTCTATGTGCCAAATCACCTATCCGGCACTGTCTCGGTGATTGACACCGCGAGCAACACCGTGATCGCGACCGTGGCGGTGGGGGTAGGTCCATACGCAGTGGCCATTTCTGCTGACGGAACCCGCGCCTATGTTGCGGACGCAGATTCTAATTCTGTCTGGGTAATCGATGTGCTGAGCAACACCGTGGTTACAAGTGTCGGGGTTGGGGTACAACCCGATGGAGTGGCGCTGGCGCCATTAGGGCCGAAATGCGCTCCCCCGCCCTCTGGCCTGGTCGCCTGGTGGCCTGGCGACGGCAACGCCAACGACACAATCGGAGGCAACAACGGCACCCTGCTGAATGGAACCACATTCGCTGCCGGCAGGGTCAGGCAGAGCTTTAGTTTTGATGGCGTGGATGACCTTGTTGAGACCCCGACGAAGAACTGGGGCTTTTCTACAACTGCCACGGTGACTGGGTGGGTCCGGACGACGAAAACAGGTGCGCAAGGCGTGTTCTCTCTCGCTCACGATTTCCTTGAAGACGAGATGCTCTTGTACATCAGTGATGGGCATATTGTTGTCTTCAATCACAAATCTCCTGGGAATTACACGGGTCGAATGAGTAGTTCAGTGGTGAATACCGGCGAGTGGGTGTTTGTGGCGGGAGTCTTTGATGGAGGCGGTTCAGCATCAAACCTGCGAATCTTCGTGAACGGGGTCGAAGAAACAGGAACCGCATTTTCCGCCGGATCACCGTCCGATATCGTGGACACGACCCCTCGAAGTGTGAGACTGGGCCGGCGGACGACTGCTGTCGCGACTGAGATTTTCGAAGGGGAGATTGACGAGGTCCAGCTCTACAACCGCGCCCTGACTTCTGGCGAGGTTGCCGCCATCTTCCATGCTGGCAGCGCGGGCGTATGCACTACCAACCGCCCGCCGGTGGCGGATGCGGGCGCCAGTCAGACGGTCGAATGCAGCAGCCACAGCGGCACTCCGGTGACGCTGGATGGCTCCGCTTCGAGTGACCCGGACAACGATATCCTGACCTTCAGGTGGACGGATGCCGGCAACAACGTCATCGGCAACACGGCCATGGTCAACGTGGCCGCGCTGCTGGGGCCCAGCACCTACACGCTGAAGGTCACCGACCCCAGCGGGCTCTCCGCAACGGCGACCACTCACGTCACTGTCGTCGACACGACGCCGCCGCTGCTCACTTTGTCCACCAACAGCATCGTCGTGACCCTGCCGACGGCTTCCGCGACCGGAACCGCCGCCAGTCTCGCGGGCATCGCTTCGGCCAGCGACATCTGCGATCCCAGCCCGACCATCACCAACAACGCTCCGGCGGTCTTCCCCATTGGGACCACCACCGTGACATTCACTGCCACGGACCACAGCGGCAACTCATCGCAGCAGCAACTCACAGTCCGTGTGCTCTTCAACCTCAACGGCTACTTCTCGCCGCTGCTGAATGACGGGCAAGCTGTGTTCAAGGCCGGGCGCACCATCCCGGTGAAGTTCCAGCTCACGGCTGCTGATGGCTCCATCGTCTCGAATGCGATCGCCAACATCCAGGTCTACAAGGTGCTGAACACGCCCACGGGAACCGTGGACATGACCGTGGACACGTTCGCTTCGGGCTCGAGCAATTCGGGCACTCTCTTCCGATACGACGCGTCTTCAGGCCAGTACATCTACAACCTGAGCACGCAGGGATACGGTGTGGGCACGTATCTGATCCGGACAACGCTCAACGACGGCACCACGCACGACGTGCAGTTCTCGCTGAAGTGAGTCAGGAAGCTACGACAGACCCGAAACCAACGCAAACCGCGGCCGTCTTCGCAGACGGCCACTTCTTTGTTGCACAGTGAGCGCAGCGCCAGCAAGAGCCCACTTAGGCTCAAGCCAGCCGTTTCTACATTCATTAGCTCCGCGGCGGTCGGTCAAGGCGCAAAAGGCGGTCGCTCTCATCCAGCAGCATTCCGATTCACCGAGCCGGTTGCTGGCGTTCATCAACTCGGTCGAAGCCCAACGTGGCAAACAACTCACCAACGCGCAAGCAGACACGCTGGAGGCGCTGGCGCGTCGAATACTGGCGGTGATTTAGACCGCACGACGCGGAATCCTTGTCGCACCCAACGTGAACGGCGGCCGTCTTCACAGACGGGCGCCGTTCCCTGCCAGCGGGCGAGCCAGCTGCGGCTCGCAGCGCATTGCTCGCCCGCAGAACTCGTCGAGGAGAATTCTGCTCCGACACGGAGTCCGTGGAGGTGTTAATGACGAGAGTTCGCCGATTCCGAAGGCCCTGTTGTCGCCGATCCTTTTCCGTGCCCGGATGCCGATTGCAGTTGCAACAGCTCCGCCCGTAACGGATGGTCAGCGTCAGCAGATGTGAGCATCCCTGTGAGAAGGCGTTCGACTTCTGCTGCCCGATCAGGGCGCTTACTCCGGAGGTAGAGCCGCTCCAGACGTATCAGTGCCGGGCCGGGGAGGCCCTCCCTGAGCGTGGACGAAGGCGCACGACAGAAGACAAAAGAGCGCGAGGTGCCTCGCGCGCAGCAGACGGGAACGCATCACGCCAACAGGTCCTCGATCTTTACCGGCAGCTCGCGCACGCGGACTCCGGTTGCATGGTGGACTGCTGCCGTGATCGCGGCGGCGATGCCGGCCAAGCCGATCTCGCCGATGCCGCGGGCGCCAAGCGGGTTGATCTCTTTGTCGGGATAGTCGAGGAAATGGACGTCGATGGGCGGCACGTCGGCGTTCACCGCCACCACGTAGTCGGCCAGATTGCTGTTGATGGGCGCGCCGTTCTGCGGATCGTAAGACGTGTGCTCCAACAGCGCCATGCCGATCCCCATCACCACCGCGCCCTGGATCTGGTTCCGGCCGGTCAGCGGGTTGATGATGCGGCCCGCATCGATGACGGTCACCACCCGGCTCACGCGCAAGCGCGCGATCTCCGGCTGCCATGTGACCTCGACGAAGTGAGCGCCGAACGAGTGCGTGGAGAACTTCGCCTTGGGATCACCAAAGGACATCTCGGCTTTGCCATTGCCGGTGACCAGGCGGAGGTTGGCGCGCCGGAGCAAATCCGCGAACGGTACGCCCTTCGCCGGACCGTCAGCCTTCACAAAGACCCGGCCGCCTTCGAGTGCCAGAGCGTCGGGCTTGCGCCCCACGAAAGGCGAGCCTGGCGTTGTCACGGCGACGAGCAGCAGCGACGAGATGGCGTTGTCGGCCGCTGTAAAGACGGCTGGGACCACTGACCCGGTGGCCATCGAGCCGCCCGAGATCGGGCCGGGCGGAAGCGAAGTATCGCCGAGCGCGACTTCGACCTGGTCGAGCGGCACTCCGGTCTTTTGCGCGCCGAGCTGTGCCAGTATGGTGTAGGTGCCGGTACCGATGTCCTGGGTCGCGCACGCGACGCGGACCGTACCGTCGTCGCGGAGCTCGACGTTCGCCTCTGCCGAGAACCGTCCGGCGATCCACGTGCACCCGGCCATTCCCCAGCCCAGGGTCAAGCCATCGCGCTTCATCGAGGCGACCGCGGGCGTGCGCTTGGACCATCCGAACTTCTCCGCGCCGAGCGTGAAGCACTCGAGCAAATGGCGGGACGAGAACGGCAGGCGCGATTCCTCGTCGATCTTCGGCTCGTTCATGACGCGGAGCTTGACCGGGTCGAGCTTGAGCTGATCGGCCAGTTCATTCATCGCCGACTCGGTCGCGTAAAGCCCGGTCACCGCGCCGGGGCCGCGCATATCGGCGGCGGAGCCGATGTTTCGCTTCGCGCGGCCGAAAGTCACACGCAGGTTGGGCACGCTGTATTGAAAACCCGTCGCCTCGCCGCAATCTTCGTGGTGGTAATCGAGCATCGATCTTTGGTAGACGTAGTCGTGCTGCAGCGAAACAAGCTTGCCCTCGGGCGTCGCACCCAAGCGCACGCGCTGCTGGCTGCGCGGGCGATGACCGACCGACTGGAACATCATCTTGCGGCTGAGCACGAGCTTGACCGGCTTGCCGAGCTGTCGTGCCGCTGCGGCGGTGAGGGCACAATGCGTCCAGGGATACAACTTGCCGCCGAAACCCGAGCCCAGGAACCTGGCGATGACGCGGACGTTCTCTTTGGGCAAGCCGAACATCTGCGCGAGCACGCCCTGGAGGTTGACGACTCCTTGGGACGATTCATACAGGGTCAATGACGAGCCATCCCAGATCGCGGTGGTGGCGTGCAGCTCGAGGGGGTTGTGCGTCTCGGCCGGCGTGGCGTAGGTCTGGTCGAGTTTGACCAGCGCGCCGGCGAACGCGGAATCGGGATCCCCGCGCTGGCTTTGCAGGCGTTCGCGCAGTCCGTAGGTGGTCAGCACCACCGGGGGATCATCGTCGGCTACCAGGTGAGTATCGACGTTGGGCTTGTCTTTGGCGTAGGTGGCGCGAACCGCATCGGCAGCGGCTTTCGCGGTCTCGAATGTGTCCGCCACAGCGAGCGCGATGTATTGGCCCCAGTAGCGAACGATATCGTCCTCGAACGGCGGGCGCCGCTCTTCACAGATGCCGTCGAATCCCTGGCCCACGGTCGAGCGAAAGATCTTTCCGATGTTCTCGCGATGAAAGATCGCACGCACGCCGGGCATCTTCTCCGCCGCGGCGGTGTCGAGTTTGAGGACTCTGCCGTTGGCGATGGTCGCCTCGACCGGCACGGCATACAGCAACCCCGGAAAATGGAAGTCGGAGGTGTACTGCGCCACGCCGCTCACTTTGCGCGGGCCATCCACTCGCGGCGTGTCGCGACCGACCGGAGAGACGGTCGGGGATCCTTGGGGTGTCGGCATGTTCGCTCCTTCAGTGCATCAGGCCGTGGCCGCCGTTTGGAGAGCGTGCGTGAGGCAGCGCTTGGCCAGTTCGATCTTGAATCTGTTTTGGCTCTGCGGTTTGGCGTAGCGCAGAGCCGCTTCCGCTGCGTGGCGAAAGTTGCCTGCGTCAGCCGGCTTGCCCACGAGAGCCGCCTCGGCTTCGGGGGAGCGCCAGGGTTTGGTCCCCACGCCGCCCAATGCGATGCGCGCCTGAGTCACGTTCCCGCCCGCGATTGTGAGCACGACGGCCGCCGACGCCAGCGCGAATTCGTATGATGCTCGGTCGCGCAGCTTCAAATACACCTGCCGGCTTCCTGACCTGGGCGGTGGCAGCGTGACGTGCGTGATGAGGTCGCCGGGTTCGAGCACCGTTTCGCGATCTGGCGTGCTGCCGGGCAGAAGATGAAAGTCACCGAAGGGGACTGCGCGCGAGCCCTTGGGTCCCTGTATGTGGATGGTCGCTTCCAGTGCCGCCAGCGCCACACACATGTCCGACGGGTTGGTCGCGATGCAATGTTCGCTGGCGCCAAGGATGGCGAGCGTGCGGTTGCTGCCGGTGATGGCCGGGCAGCCGGTGCCGG encodes:
- a CDS encoding sigma-70 family RNA polymerase sigma factor, producing the protein EGAQDAWTEFLERYGPIILQAVRRTIWDGEGAADCFVFVCEQLNARGYRRLLQFKPEGATGFVTWLRVVVRNLALDWYRKQVGRHRKFDSVERLPLLHQEIYRFRYEEGRSLDDTFLALRGRFPQLTSDAVSDADVELRQSFSSRQEWLLASRQSETVAIDSTDSADSPSIDVADSTRGPEDCAISHEEWQRLGRGLAKLDAPERLLLQLRFGRGATLAKIARLVGLPDAQTADRKIRATLDRLRKELE
- a CDS encoding xanthine dehydrogenase family protein molybdopterin-binding subunit produces the protein MPTPQGSPTVSPVGRDTPRVDGPRKVSGVAQYTSDFHFPGLLYAVPVEATIANGRVLKLDTAAAEKMPGVRAIFHRENIGKIFRSTVGQGFDGICEERRPPFEDDIVRYWGQYIALAVADTFETAKAAADAVRATYAKDKPNVDTHLVADDDPPVVLTTYGLRERLQSQRGDPDSAFAGALVKLDQTYATPAETHNPLELHATTAIWDGSSLTLYESSQGVVNLQGVLAQMFGLPKENVRVIARFLGSGFGGKLYPWTHCALTAAAARQLGKPVKLVLSRKMMFQSVGHRPRSQQRVRLGATPEGKLVSLQHDYVYQRSMLDYHHEDCGEATGFQYSVPNLRVTFGRAKRNIGSAADMRGPGAVTGLYATESAMNELADQLKLDPVKLRVMNEPKIDEESRLPFSSRHLLECFTLGAEKFGWSKRTPAVASMKRDGLTLGWGMAGCTWIAGRFSAEANVELRDDGTVRVACATQDIGTGTYTILAQLGAQKTGVPLDQVEVALGDTSLPPGPISGGSMATGSVVPAVFTAADNAISSLLLVAVTTPGSPFVGRKPDALALEGGRVFVKADGPAKGVPFADLLRRANLRLVTGNGKAEMSFGDPKAKFSTHSFGAHFVEVTWQPEIARLRVSRVVTVIDAGRIINPLTGRNQIQGAVVMGIGMALLEHTSYDPQNGAPINSNLADYVVAVNADVPPIDVHFLDYPDKEINPLGARGIGEIGLAGIAAAITAAVHHATGVRVRELPVKIEDLLA
- a CDS encoding tetratricopeptide repeat protein, with amino-acid sequence MRKTLKLALLLCACALLLPAVRADERPTPGADLLAKARKTYAEQGAKTALPEFEAALAAFRAAGDSRDEAITIGLIGNCYKKLGDYSRAQQMLEQALAMKRKLGDRAEEGRTLSHLGLLFWEMGNYPKAIDYLTQSIEIARQISDRKLEGASLNNLSLVYDEQGDYQRSLEQYQRALELHRATGFARGESDTLGNIGGVYLLLGRYREALGYYQQALAIDEREGLKPSMVQDLGNIGFCYLGLGRLTDAQAQFGRGLQLAREAGMKKEEAELHKGLGSGLVRLGKFNAALTEYATALQVYEAAGLKKEKVEGLGDRGAVFLMLGDLPSAERDFSEASGLAQSIGNVRGVTANLLALGDLEAKRGRHERAAVQYRAALERSRAAADQDMMATSLLRLAATLPELRDPQGAVVSAKEALEIARKQSAAPGEAEALLILGDLLRRQGELQPSLARLTEAEKVAAPIANPDLNWQIAYGRGRTLEAMGRVDEAISAYRQSVEIIEGVHSELKEERYRSGYLQDKSQVYIALIRLLLRRDKAGEAFSFAERLRAQGKSTPLERNVSPEAAQHELELRLRIQRLHRAIEEESAKGAEFRGRAAAVFSEELQAAQREYQNLLDDRHGRRSGRATVATAERIRQSLPADAALLEYVVADDSVLIFVLTRDQLRSTSSPVSLEELETRIELFRDLLNRRTGDQWRPPAESLRHSLVDPIEAAGWLRGRRRLFLVPQGVLHYLPFAALARTTDSRTRFLVEDYVLQYLPSASTLAAEPGSAGLDRRLFALAPSRSHLLFATREVQAIQTLLPHGARLLVGTRATESDFKRLAGDYGTIHLATHGFFNKVNPLFSGVELEPDARDDGRLEVHEVLELRLRAGLVTLSACETALGTGYYSDVPAGDDFVGLTDAFLRAGSSSVLATLWEVNDRSTSEFMTEFYRRLERPGGEGDLALATAQRRMLASHSRFRHPYYWAPFVLVGSSRGIQGPQSGRLAEKPAARP
- a CDS encoding PxKF domain-containing protein yields the protein MRCTKLTVVVFTIVVFVAAVSACAQNSAYVSNTSSNSVSVIDTASFAVTSTITVGTNPYGVAITPDGTRAYVANYGSASVSVIDTTNNSVVTTVAVGANPYGVAISPDGTRAYVSNGVSGTVSVIDTGSNAVIATVTVAGGNSHLREVAISPDGSRVYVASQANGTVSVIDTATNTVVATVAVGLEPVGVVITPDGAHAYVTVGQNQHEPFFVSVINTASNTVTATIPVGGAPTLLAITRDGTRVYVPNHLSGTVSVIDTASNTVIATVAVGVGPYAVAISADGTRAYVADADSNSVWVIDVLSNTVVTSVGVGVQPDGVALAPLGPKCAPPPSGLVAWWPGDGNANDTIGGNNGTLLNGTTFAAGRVRQSFSFDGVDDLVETPTKNWGFSTTATVTGWVRTTKTGAQGVFSLAHDFLEDEMLLYISDGHIVVFNHKSPGNYTGRMSSSVVNTGEWVFVAGVFDGGGSASNLRIFVNGVEETGTAFSAGSPSDIVDTTPRSVRLGRRTTAVATEIFEGEIDEVQLYNRALTSGEVAAIFHAGSAGVCTTNRPPVADAGASQTVECSSHSGTPVTLDGSASSDPDNDILTFRWTDAGNNVIGNTAMVNVAALLGPSTYTLKVTDPSGLSATATTHVTVVDTTPPLLTLSTNSIVVTLPTASATGTAASLAGIASASDICDPSPTITNNAPAVFPIGTTTVTFTATDHSGNSSQQQLTVRVLFNLNGYFSPLLNDGQAVFKAGRTIPVKFQLTAADGSIVSNAIANIQVYKVLNTPTGTVDMTVDTFASGSSNSGTLFRYDASSGQYIYNLSTQGYGVGTYLIRTTLNDGTTHDVQFSLK